The Burkholderia pyrrocinia genome has a segment encoding these proteins:
- a CDS encoding IclR family transcriptional regulator: MPASPLPDDDLADSDTDDAASGEHGEKVRSGIQSIEVGFRLLDVLTSEPRAMMLRDLAQRAGMSPAKAHRYLVSFSRLGVVSQDPVSGRYELGGFALQMGLARLARVDGVKLARIALTEFRDRLDQTVGIAVWGNQGPTIVHWMESSHPAKASLKLGDVMPLLGSATGLLFAAYLPRSKTAAMLERELADTRRSPHHGGPRTLDEVDAVLADVREHEAARVEGMLLPTIHAFCMPVFDAVGELALAIVALGQEGSFDITWGGEIDTALRACAQKLSYELGYSPDARDA; the protein is encoded by the coding sequence ATGCCCGCCAGCCCGCTTCCCGACGACGATCTTGCCGACTCCGACACCGACGACGCCGCTTCCGGCGAGCACGGCGAGAAGGTCCGTTCCGGCATCCAGTCGATCGAGGTCGGCTTCCGCCTGCTCGACGTGCTGACGAGCGAGCCGCGCGCGATGATGCTGCGCGACCTCGCGCAGCGCGCGGGCATGAGTCCCGCGAAGGCGCACCGCTACCTGGTCAGCTTCTCGCGGCTCGGCGTCGTGTCGCAGGATCCCGTGTCGGGCCGCTACGAGCTCGGCGGCTTCGCGCTGCAGATGGGGCTCGCGCGGCTCGCGCGCGTCGACGGCGTGAAGCTCGCGCGAATCGCGCTGACCGAGTTCCGCGACCGCCTCGACCAGACGGTCGGCATCGCGGTGTGGGGCAACCAGGGGCCGACGATCGTGCACTGGATGGAATCGAGCCACCCGGCGAAGGCTTCGCTGAAGCTCGGCGACGTGATGCCGCTGCTCGGCTCCGCGACGGGGCTGCTGTTCGCCGCGTACCTGCCGCGCAGCAAGACCGCCGCGATGCTCGAGCGCGAACTCGCCGACACGCGCCGCTCGCCGCATCACGGCGGCCCGCGTACGCTCGACGAGGTCGACGCGGTGCTCGCCGACGTGCGCGAGCACGAGGCCGCGCGCGTCGAAGGGATGCTGCTGCCGACGATCCACGCGTTCTGCATGCCCGTGTTCGACGCGGTCGGCGAACTCGCGCTCGCGATCGTCGCGCTCGGCCAGGAGGGCTCGTTTGACATCACGTGGGGCGGCGAGATCGACACCGCGCTGCGCGCGTGCGCGCAGAAACTGTCTTACGAACTCGGCTATAGTCCCGACGCACGCGACGCCTGA